The nucleotide sequence TGTTCTTCAGCATCTCGTGGGCGTCCCTGAGTTTATCGCTGAAGTATCTTACTATCTCAAGCTTCAGTATGGGATACTCTTCCATTATCTTAATAAGGTTCTGGCGGCTGATCCTGATAGCGGTCGTGGATTCCATGGCCTGGGCGGACGCGGGATACGGTTTCTTGTCAAGGACGGCGACCCCGCCAAAGACATCCCCGGGCGACATGATCTCCAGGATGATGTCCTTGCCCATCATCGTGTGCTTCAGCACCTTCACGTTCCCCTCAGACAGGATATAAAACTTTTCCGAGGGATCGCCCTCTATGAAGATCGTCTCATCATTTTTGAACTTCACTTCTTCAAATAGAGAGCTCATCTTCTTTATCTCGGATTCGTTGAGAGAAGAAAATATTTCGCTTTTTTTTAATGTATCAATAATCATCGTGTCCCGCCCGTAAATTTGTCATGCTGAACTTGTTTCAGCATCTAAAAATCCCCCATATCATGAGACCCTGAATCAATACTGAATCGAGTTCAGCACAAGGTCCAGGGTGACAGCGCAAAAAAAATCTTTTGAATTTACAAAGATTATATCATATCTTTGCATTATCATTTCTCTTTCAGATGTATGACCGTCTCCTCCTCGCATTCGGTAATTACTGACCGGGCCGACGGGTCCAGGGATTTGATTTCGTAGACCCTTATCGGTTTTTCCTTGCCTTTAACAATTACATTGCCGACCCCTTTTATGGCGACATGCCCTATCCTGCTTGCCTTCACAAGTTCTATGATCTTTTTGAAGGGCAGTTCGGTTATTAAAATATTCGTGTTGAATTTCCGCGTCAGCGACTCGACCCTCGCCCCGATATTCACGTGGTCGCCGATAACGGTGTAATCCATCTTCTTGCCCTCCGCGCCTATGTTCCCCACGATCACCTCTCCTGTGTTTAAACCTATCCCGATTGTTAGCGGGGTCTTGCCTTCCGCTATCCACTTCTGCCTGAGCTCTTCGAGACGCTTGATCATGTGAAGCGAGCACCGCACGGCAAGCTCTGCGTGGTTTTCCTGTCTCATCGGCGCTCCCCAGAAGGCCACGATCGCGTCGCCGATAAATTTGTCCAGGGTCCCTTCCCATCTGAAGATCACGTCGGTCATCGCCCCGAGATATTCATTGAGCATCGCCACGACTTCTTCAGGCTCGTGTTTTTCGGAGAACGATGTGAACCCGCTGATGTCAGAGAACAGCACCGTTATCTCCCTCCGCTCGCCGCCAAGCTTCGCCATCTCGGGGTTTCGTATCAGCTCATTGACCACCCTCTCTGTGACATAGCTTGAAAACATCTTCCTGATCTCCTTTGCCTTTTTTTCCTCTATGAAATACTGGTAGCTTATGATGAAGGTCCCAGTGCTCAATACCGTCAGGAGAGGGTATATCATGTTGACGCGCGTGTTGTAAAAAATAAAGACCTCCACGTTCGCAATTACGATCAGCCCGGTCAGAAAAATATAGTAAAGAAACGCGTAAAGCGCCCTCTTCCTGCGGGCAATGAAAAATGCGGCCGCGCCTGCAAACAATACCGCGAGGAGATCAACGTGCAGGGGGGCTTTCTTTATGGGATTGCCGTTGATTATATTTGCGATGACCGTCGCGTTCTTTTCAACGCCCGGCATGTTCGCTGAAAAAGGCGTGACCTTTAGATCATAAGTTGCCATGGCCGACGTCCCGATTAATACGATCCTGTTTTTAAATACATCTTTTGGCACGCGGCCGCTGAGAACGTCTGCCGCTGATTTGTGAATAATGCTCCCTTCCCTGCCGATGTAATTTATGTGAAGCCTGCCGAATTCATCCGACGGTATTAATGTCCCGCCGAAATCAATCCCGGCCCCGCCGATAATGCTGACTTTGTCAAGGTTCATACCCTGCGCTATGGCCGCAGTCTTGAGAGAGAGAGAGAAGATATATTCATCGCCGTATTTGATGTAAAGGGTTTCCCACCTGAGCTTTCCGTCCCGGTCCGCAAGTGAATAGACATGACCGAATGTCGCTGCGCCCGCAATCGGTCCGGGAGGCAGAAGCACCCTGCTTGCCGTAACCGGCCTGACCTGTTTGAGCTCCTTAATGCTGCTGACCGCGTTTTCAAAAATGACATTGTCCACTTCACCTTTGAAATCTTTGCCTTCTTCCACATCAAAACCCAGGGCGACAACAAGCCTGTCTTTATGCTTATTCAAAGCTTCTGCAAGGGCGCTGTCGGATTCCGGAGATTCCGGTTCGGGATAGAAAATATCAATTCCCACTACCTTTGGCTGTCCTTCAAATATCTTATTGATAAGTTCTGCCTGGAGCTTTCTGTTCCACGGCCACCTGCCGAATTCCTGGAGGCTCTTTTCATCGACCAGAACAGTGAGAATATCTTCAGGTATGGTGGGCGTTACAAAAACATTTCTTATCTTAAACCGGTAATCAACCAGAAGGGTCTCAATATGGTCATCTACAATTGGTGGGCTTTTAGCGGCAAGGACGATGAAGACAAGAGTGATTAGTAGCGGGACGATTAAGGCTGCTTTACCTATCAGTTTACTCATAGCTTCTACTTAATCCTAAAAACAGCAGTTCATTACCACTGAGGCACGGAGACACTGAGAAAATAAAAGCAATCCGGGAAAACTTATGTCACCACCACGGTGAAGATGCGTCTTGGTTCTTTCTGTTATTTTTCAACCCGGGGACTCTGTGTCTCTGTGGTTAACTGCTTTTTGTAGGTTAATTTGTTCTGCTTCTTTCTTCAAAAGGCTTTCCCTGTGATCGGAGACTATTTCCCCTCTGCTGCCTTCAGCAGTGGTCCTGACAAGCTCAACCTGTCCGTCCTCTCTTTTCTTATACACCGAACCGTTGTCCTCCAGCTTTGGATAATACCTGCCGGATATATCTTCGTACAGATCAATGTTGAAAAGTTTCTTCCCTGAATTGCCTGAGGCGGAAGCGAGATGAAGCATCCCGCCGGTTTGATATACCGCGTAACTGCCGGTTTCATTTTTGTAGCCGACATAATACTTGCCATCTTCTTTATGATAAACGTCGGCATTCATGGGATAGAGGTTTTCTCCTGCAATTTCGAAATAGCTGTCCCGCACAACTTTGAATTTCTTATCGGGGTAGCACAAGGCCCATTCAGAAGTCAGCGTGTCGGGGCTGTGGGTCAGGATCGTTTTCCGCTTATCAAGGACTGTATTGCCGAGCCTGTTATAACTTGTGTGGACCACGCTGTCGCGCACTGAGACATCGTGAATAACGACCGCGTCTTTAAATGCGTTGACCGCGTCTTTGTAGCGCTCTTCGCTCCACGTGCGTTCTATATAATCATTGATGTCGCCCTGGATGAAATAGGCGGCTTCAAATTCCATCCTTGACATCTTCAGGCGCTGAGTCCTTTTCTCTGAATAAAGTTCTTTCCAGAGCGCAGTATCATGGACCGTGTCGGAGCTGAAGATCAATGTCTCGGAAGCGGTCCTGAACTTTATCCCGATATTCGGCAGGCCGTGCCATACGGGAGACTTGACAGCCTCAATGGTAAAACCTTCCGGACCTGTGTAAATGTTCTTGTCCTCTTCATAGAATATTGATGACGAATAAGGGTAGAAGCTCTCGGGTTCGACCCATTCCCTGTATTCAGGGTCCCTGAAGAGCAGCCTGGGCCTGTTGGTCTTTGAGCTGATAACTACCTTCGCCTTTTCAGGCCCGATCAAATTCCCAGCCCCGTCAACAACGCAAAGCTGAAATCTCCCTTTCCCCTGTGTCTTGGCTACAATTTTATATTTAGCCAAAGGGCCCAGGGTCTGGAAATTAACATACGCGTTGCACGGGACATCAATTATGGTCTTGCAATCATTTGACAGCGTCCTGTCAAGCGCGGGCTCCGACATCCTGCAAAGCTCGCCTGTGACTTCTTCAGACGCGAAGAGGTGGACTTTTTCGGTTATGTCAGGGGCGTACCTGTGAAAAATAACAAGATCGGTAAACCATCTCTTGTGGTCATCGTGGCAATGGGTGATAATAAGCTTGTTTAAGTGCTTGAGCCCCTTTCCGCCGATCTGCTGAAACAGCGCTGCCCCGCAGTCCAGCATAAAGTCTGATTGCCCGATGGTGACAAGGTAGCCGATGCTTTTTCCATCCCTGGAGAAAGGGCCTGAATCACCTAATATGCGTACTGTTATTCCGTCAGTCATATGGCGTTATTTTAACACACTGAGACAATCGTGAACTCGTTTGCTTTTATATAGTGAAGGGAAAAAATGTAAACTGATTTATTATCCTATACTCGCTATCCTGAATCAAGGTAATTTTCACATATAACAGAAAGAAGGGCAGGCAAACTGCCTGCCCTTCTTATTGACACTTCAGATACCAAGAATCTCTAATCCTGGCACGGAGACGGCGCCAGCGAAAAGCCTGTGTAGTCTGTGCTTCCGCCCCCCAATTCACAGATATCTTCCCAGTAGCATTCACCGCTGCTGACCTTTGGAGTGGGATCGTCATAGTCCCACTGGTTGTCTCTGGCATTTATAGCGTTAGAGGTATTGTTTACCAGGTTTGATGCTCCGCCCTGGTGATTGCAGCTCAACACATTTCTGTTGATTTCAGGATTGGCGGAATCGGATACACTGATACCTGTATCGTTATTGGTAATTGTGTTGTCTGTTATCGTGGGGGTGGCGTTAGCCCTGATCCATATACCTACAATATTAGTATTGCCGGTTATGGTATTGCCGGATATATCCGGGCTGCCGCCGCTGATATATATCCCTGCATTATTACATTCGCTCCAGTCCATGTTTTGTATGGTATTATTGGTTACCGTTGAACTATTGCTGACCTCTATTCCCGAACAGCCGCCATCAATCAGATTGTTGTTAATTGTCATGACATACTCGTTGTCGTTTACAGCCGGGCTGCTGTTTGTTATCCTGCAACCCTCTACAGAGGCCCCCTCTGCGCCGACGATTGCACCGTTCCACCAATACCAGTCATTTTCAATTTCTGTTGTATAATTTGCTCCCTGACAGTAGAGCCTTGTCCCGGTCTTGAGTCGAAGCGGAAAAGACTCACTTCCCCCCATTTCTTCTCCATCATGATAATATCCTGCCGCCACACAGATCGTCTCATTCCCATCTGTCTGTGTAAGCGCATAGGTGATCGATTGACAGGGACTGCCCGGATTTGTGCAGTTATTTTCTACATCGTCTCCGGTATTCACGTCAACATAAAGATCACATGACATTGACGGTGCACAGGTGTCAGTTGTGGAGAAAAGAAAACTCCTGCCTCCAAGTGTGTAGACACTGCCAAATTGATCTGTGATGCTCTGGTAATTGATGCCGTCGCCTTTGCTTATGCCTGAGCCGTAATCGCCGCAATTTGAGCATTCAAAGTTATTGTAATCAATCCGGACCCTTCCGTCCTGAAAAAGAACTACTTCAAAGTTGTTATAGTTATCGAAGTCTTCATCATCGAAGGTTTCGGTCTCCCATTCAATAACAATTCTCTCGGGCGAAGTCTTGTGCTGCACCCTGTATCCAAATCCATAATAAACTGAACTCAGGTCCAGGTTCCACGCCGCTATAACAGGTCCCTGCCCGCTGCCTGTGGCAAGGTCGTATTCATAGTCATTTTGTGAAGTTGAATATACGTATGTAAACCAGATATTGCCGTTGGTATCAACGGTTATCTGATTATAGGAAACGCCGTAAAACGTAAACGCCCACGGCAGTGTATAAACATCATAAACGTCATCACCCGAATTCTCTAACTCAGCCTCCGTGACCCCTTCCCACGAGTACGAAGTCTCCTGAAAAGAGCATTCGTCTGTTTCAACAGCAACCATATTTACAGTGACAATTTTACTGCTGCCGTCGAGGTCTTCATATTTCTCACCTGTATAAAGCAGCGTATTGTTGCTGTCATACGCTAAGACATTAAAATGCCTCCGGCTGCCGTTAGGCACATCGAACGACTCCGTTACATCGCCCTGCCATGTCGTCACATCCCGCGTCATTGCTGTCATGTCAGATGCGTCTATGGTGAAAGAAATTTTCGCTACGCCTGAAGGCACCGCGGCAAACGCTTCATCAGACTTTATCAGGCCCTCAAAAAATTTCTTCGCCTGCGCAAAAATTGTGTTCTTCTCTATTGCCATACTTGCGGTCTTCCCGCCGTCACTGACCTTTACAGTCACAAGCGATGTGCCGCTTCCTGACTTTCCGCCCCCGCCGCTGCTGCAGGCAACGAGGCCCGCCGACAACAACATTGCTGCGACAATCATTAATAATCTTCTCATGATCATATTCTCCCTTGTATATTAAATTTGGCTTATTAACACCTCAATAAAATATTTCATTCTTCCCTCACATCCCCCGCTGGTAAGACTGTAGAATCTCTGCATCGCTGCGGGCCACATTGCTGATGCGGGTGTCATCGAGGAGGCCATTGAATACGGCGCTGCCTACCCTAAAGCCGGCAATATCGGTGTAACAACCGAGACCAATGTAATGCGAAGCCCCTGACACAGCGTAGGACAGTCCTGCTACGTCGGTTGTCGTCGTGTCGATGGCCCCGTTCACATACAGGCGGTAAGTGAAGAGGTTGCCGCCCTGCGCAGTTCTTGAAACAGCGATGTGGTAGAACTGTCCGGTCTGAAGGGTGGTATTGGAAAGGCCCTCGGTATAAGTACTGGTTGTATGCCATTGCTGCCAATTGACCTTCCTGCTCGAATTGACCCCGACTTCTGCAAGAATGGTGTCGGGCTGATTAAATGAAAAGGCAAGACCGTTGTAGATAAAAAGAATGGAATTCGCACTAAATGACGGGTCAAGGTAGACCCAGCCCTCATAGGTCCAATCGCCATTGAAGACTGTCCCAAGATTGGCATCACCAAGTCTCTGGAAGAACCTGGAGTTCCCGTCCAGAAGACGTCCGTTGCCGATCTGGCCGGAAATAATATCAGGGCTGCCGAATTGAGTGAGATTGTAACTGCCGGTTTCATCAGCAGCGTCGAAAGAAGCAGAGACTTCATCCAGTCGCCACAACGCCACCGTATTGGCATCGAGTATGTGACCCTCCCTGGGAAAGGTGCTGCCTGATTCGGCATCGAATATCTTGATGAATCCGGGGAAGGCCGCAATGCTTCCGCCCGGGACCCTGAGTTTTAATAGGGAAGAATTTTTATAGGAGCCAAGCGGTATCTGGTTTTTCAGCACACCGCCGCAGCCATCCCCGAAATCGCAATTCATTTGGTTGAATTGAATATGGGCGATTTCATTATCGCTTTCGTCAAGCAGGTAAAATTCCATGTCCGTCATGTCGCTTTCCGGCGCGAAATGCACTATCTCAAGAACAGGATTACTGAAATTCCTGACTGCTTCAGGGACACTGAAGACCAGCGTGCCGCTTCCTTCACCGAGGGCCATCCAGTGGGGGGCCCTGTATTCAAGGTCTGAGTCTTCATTGTAACCAAACACATAACCCGGATAATCGTCAGACGTCCGATAAAAATCGATCTCTCCGGTATGGCTTTCGTAATAGCTTCCTTCCACCTGCACATCAAGCAGCACCGCTTTGCCCGACACCGAGGCCGCGTCGTATAGCTTTACAAATGGATTAATAAAAGAATCACAGTCCGAGTTTATCCTGAAATATGAACTGTTCTTGTAATCAGTAACATTAACAATGAAGGTCTGTCCCATTTCCTCGTCGTCTTCAGAGTCGGAAAAGTACGATCCGACCAGAACACCCTCATCATCATACAGAGAAATGGTTGTCCCTCTGTCCTCTTCTCTTCCGAAATTGATCTCCATTACAGGTTCTGTCATTCCGGATACGACGTCGGAGACATTAAAGACGAGGTCGTTGCCGCCTTCAATGCAAGTACCCTCCTCGCTGTCACTGCCCCAGAAGTTTGCCGGAACGGATATGCAGTTGGTGCCGCCGCCCCATTCTGTAACAGTATCAGTTGTCAATTCCGTATTAATCCGGCTTGACCCCTGACGTATGTCGGCAACATAAACACCTGAATTGCCTTTTGTCTCTATCGGCAAAAAGCTCAAATACGCATTCAGGTTTACATTCGAACCGGCAAGAATCGTTAGGGTTTCAGTATCCTGCACCGGGACCTGCCAGGTGTAGGTATTGTGATCTTTATCATCTCCGTTCAGAGCGCTGTTTGCGATTTCGTTGTCTTTATCGTCTATGATTGTGAAGCGTGAGGAGCCGGCATTAACGTAATTCACCTGAAGCTCCATTACAGACCCTCCTCTGAACTCGCAGGGAACATTCAGCGTGATCGAACTTTCACCGTTTATGGTTATCAGCCCGTTTGCGCTCACATTCGATGATGAACCGGAGCCGAAGGCCCTGCTTGTAGAATATGTGCCTGTTGAGGAGGAGATTAATCCAGTAATATCGTAGTAAAACTTGTTGATATTATCTGCAAGGACTACAGTAACAGACTCTGCTCCATTGATATCGGCAAAAGTTGTCCCTTTGTAGATAATACTGCCGCATGAATTTTTTGCCTCTACTGTAAATATCCTGCCGGGGCCGTTTGGCACATCGAATGACTCAACCATTTCCATCCGGCCCGATGTGTCCACTTCCCTCGTTAAAGTGGTCATGTCTGGACCCTGAATTGTGAATGTTATCGTTTTGACATTTGACGGTATTGAACTGGATGCAGCTACTGCTTCGTCAGGCAGAAGAAATTTGAAGAAATCTGCAGCTTTTGCAAAGAGCGCTTTGCCTGCTTCCCTGTTAATTGCTGCCAGCGATTTCTTGCCGACCGTGACAGTGACATTAGATTTTCCTCCTGACGACCCGCTGCCGCCGCTGCTGCAGCCGGTGAGGCTTATAACCATCAGGATAAAAATAATTGCTGTCATGAATTTTTTCATATGCCTGTCTCTCCTTTTCATGGAAATACAACTTGTACGCTTACAGGTGATGTTGTCGGCGGCTGCTGATCTATCGGCGGTTCAACCGGAGGCTGGACCGAAGTTATATCTTCCATCGAAGGCTGATCTTCTATCGACTGTATTACCTCTTTTGCCTTTGATGCTCCCTGTTCTATCGGGGGCAGGGTCTCAGGCGCGCCTGTCCCGGTAAACGGAGATGAAACCAGGGCTGTCTCAACAGCCTCCTGAACAGTTATCTCATAAAAGCCTACGTCGGTATCGCTGGAGAGCCTGTCCATAAGAGACGCCGTAGCCAATTCAGGCTGCGCAGGCGGCTCTCCCTCACAAACGTCAGTCTTCCAGCCGCGCTGCAACTGTACATCTCCCTTAACATTCTCATCTATGTTCCTGACCTCGACATCCCCTTCCCTGCTTACGATAGTTGCGCACAGCTTACACCCGCTGTCAGGAGAAAATTTCTCTCCGCTGTCCATTATTCGCTTACATTGTTCCCCGCCTTTTACCCACGTTTCGGAAAGTATCACAGTTCCCCTTGCCGCAGTTACTGACGTAGGAGTGTGTATTTCAAGGTCCGTGTTGCCTACGACTGTTCTCAGCTTTCCGTCGATCAGATTGAATACCGATTTCCCTCTCTTGCCCTCGTTGAACATGTATTCTTTTACGACCAGCTTTGATTTCTCTCCGAGCGTAAGGACGCTGTCGTCTTTAAAAAGCATCTTCGCCCTTGAGGCTTCAAAGGTTGTGACTGTGTCAATAGAAAGTATGCCGTCTTTCGCCTTTGCATCGAGCTCCTGTTTTTCCCTCCCGATGACCGCCTTGTTCTTTACGGCGACTATGGCGCCCACCTCATTGTCCGCAGATGCCGGACCTGAAAAACACATGCCAAGGACCATTAAAACCAATGCCGCTTTCCATCCCGTTCTCATTTTTTTAAACCTCCGTTTATGTTTATTTAAAACTTAACATTCAGAAATAAACTCGTTACCCAGCGCTCGTAATCATATGCCTCTGTATTTGAATCGTCCCTTGTGTATTGCTCCCCTGCCGTCACGCTGTATCTCTCCATGAATACTTTTGAAGCTGAGACAGAGGCTGTGTATATCCTGTCTTCCCTGTTGTCATCCGCTGCCTTTGCAGAGTCTTTATACCTCTTGTTGTAGTATTCCCCGTTAAGGCCGGCATATATCCCGGCGGGAAAACGGAATCTTAATTCTGTAAATATTCTGTTGCCCCTGTAATCCCAGAAAGTCATTGCTGTCTCATCTTCGTTATAGTAATAACCGGCCTTCGCTGAGATAAAATCATTGACAGGAACATTCTGTATTACGCCCACAATATTATCTTCACCCGTCCTGTCAGAGTTATCTTCAAAAAGGTCGGAATCCATGAAACGGGTGCGTTTATATTTGTATTCAATCTCCGTTGACAGACCCGCGCCCTCAGAGATCACAAGCGAAGGCGATATCGAAAAAGCATAATCATAA is from Nitrospirota bacterium and encodes:
- a CDS encoding Crp/Fnr family transcriptional regulator, yielding MIIDTLKKSEIFSSLNESEIKKMSSLFEEVKFKNDETIFIEGDPSEKFYILSEGNVKVLKHTMMGKDIILEIMSPGDVFGGVAVLDKKPYPASAQAMESTTAIRISRQNLIKIMEEYPILKLEIVRYFSDKLRDAHEMLKNIATERVEKRIAALLLKLSEKVGVEDDGYRKINFPLTRQEIAEMVGTTVESCIRTMSKFQKQGMIKSASGRIAIKVVSLNRFLEE
- a CDS encoding adenylate/guanylate cyclase domain-containing protein encodes the protein MSKLIGKAALIVPLLITLVFIVLAAKSPPIVDDHIETLLVDYRFKIRNVFVTPTIPEDILTVLVDEKSLQEFGRWPWNRKLQAELINKIFEGQPKVVGIDIFYPEPESPESDSALAEALNKHKDRLVVALGFDVEEGKDFKGEVDNVIFENAVSSIKELKQVRPVTASRVLLPPGPIAGAATFGHVYSLADRDGKLRWETLYIKYGDEYIFSLSLKTAAIAQGMNLDKVSIIGGAGIDFGGTLIPSDEFGRLHINYIGREGSIIHKSAADVLSGRVPKDVFKNRIVLIGTSAMATYDLKVTPFSANMPGVEKNATVIANIINGNPIKKAPLHVDLLAVLFAGAAAFFIARRKRALYAFLYYIFLTGLIVIANVEVFIFYNTRVNMIYPLLTVLSTGTFIISYQYFIEEKKAKEIRKMFSSYVTERVVNELIRNPEMAKLGGERREITVLFSDISGFTSFSEKHEPEEVVAMLNEYLGAMTDVIFRWEGTLDKFIGDAIVAFWGAPMRQENHAELAVRCSLHMIKRLEELRQKWIAEGKTPLTIGIGLNTGEVIVGNIGAEGKKMDYTVIGDHVNIGARVESLTRKFNTNILITELPFKKIIELVKASRIGHVAIKGVGNVIVKGKEKPIRVYEIKSLDPSARSVITECEEETVIHLKEK
- a CDS encoding DUF1565 domain-containing protein, which gives rise to MRRLLMIVAAMLLSAGLVACSSGGGGKSGSGTSLVTVKVSDGGKTASMAIEKNTIFAQAKKFFEGLIKSDEAFAAVPSGVAKISFTIDASDMTAMTRDVTTWQGDVTESFDVPNGSRRHFNVLAYDSNNTLLYTGEKYEDLDGSSKIVTVNMVAVETDECSFQETSYSWEGVTEAELENSGDDVYDVYTLPWAFTFYGVSYNQITVDTNGNIWFTYVYSTSQNDYEYDLATGSGQGPVIAAWNLDLSSVYYGFGYRVQHKTSPERIVIEWETETFDDEDFDNYNNFEVVLFQDGRVRIDYNNFECSNCGDYGSGISKGDGINYQSITDQFGSVYTLGGRSFLFSTTDTCAPSMSCDLYVDVNTGDDVENNCTNPGSPCQSITYALTQTDGNETICVAAGYYHDGEEMGGSESFPLRLKTGTRLYCQGANYTTEIENDWYWWNGAIVGAEGASVEGCRITNSSPAVNDNEYVMTINNNLIDGGCSGIEVSNSSTVTNNTIQNMDWSECNNAGIYISGGSPDISGNTITGNTNIVGIWIRANATPTITDNTITNNDTGISVSDSANPEINRNVLSCNHQGGASNLVNNTSNAINARDNQWDYDDPTPKVSSGECYWEDICELGGGSTDYTGFSLAPSPCQD
- a CDS encoding LamG domain-containing protein, with translation MKKFMTAIIFILMVISLTGCSSGGSGSSGGKSNVTVTVGKKSLAAINREAGKALFAKAADFFKFLLPDEAVAASSSIPSNVKTITFTIQGPDMTTLTREVDTSGRMEMVESFDVPNGPGRIFTVEAKNSCGSIIYKGTTFADINGAESVTVVLADNINKFYYDITGLISSSTGTYSTSRAFGSGSSSNVSANGLITINGESSITLNVPCEFRGGSVMELQVNYVNAGSSRFTIIDDKDNEIANSALNGDDKDHNTYTWQVPVQDTETLTILAGSNVNLNAYLSFLPIETKGNSGVYVADIRQGSSRINTELTTDTVTEWGGGTNCISVPANFWGSDSEEGTCIEGGNDLVFNVSDVVSGMTEPVMEINFGREEDRGTTISLYDDEGVLVGSYFSDSEDDEEMGQTFIVNVTDYKNSSYFRINSDCDSFINPFVKLYDAASVSGKAVLLDVQVEGSYYESHTGEIDFYRTSDDYPGYVFGYNEDSDLEYRAPHWMALGEGSGTLVFSVPEAVRNFSNPVLEIVHFAPESDMTDMEFYLLDESDNEIAHIQFNQMNCDFGDGCGGVLKNQIPLGSYKNSSLLKLRVPGGSIAAFPGFIKIFDAESGSTFPREGHILDANTVALWRLDEVSASFDAADETGSYNLTQFGSPDIISGQIGNGRLLDGNSRFFQRLGDANLGTVFNGDWTYEGWVYLDPSFSANSILFIYNGLAFSFNQPDTILAEVGVNSSRKVNWQQWHTTSTYTEGLSNTTLQTGQFYHIAVSRTAQGGNLFTYRLYVNGAIDTTTTDVAGLSYAVSGASHYIGLGCYTDIAGFRVGSAVFNGLLDDTRISNVARSDAEILQSYQRGM
- a CDS encoding FecR domain-containing protein — encoded protein: MRTGWKAALVLMVLGMCFSGPASADNEVGAIVAVKNKAVIGREKQELDAKAKDGILSIDTVTTFEASRAKMLFKDDSVLTLGEKSKLVVKEYMFNEGKRGKSVFNLIDGKLRTVVGNTDLEIHTPTSVTAARGTVILSETWVKGGEQCKRIMDSGEKFSPDSGCKLCATIVSREGDVEVRNIDENVKGDVQLQRGWKTDVCEGEPPAQPELATASLMDRLSSDTDVGFYEITVQEAVETALVSSPFTGTGAPETLPPIEQGASKAKEVIQSIEDQPSMEDITSVQPPVEPPIDQQPPTTSPVSVQVVFP